Sequence from the Actinomyces slackii genome:
GGCGCTTCAGGAGGGCGACTGGACGGCGTATGGCGAGGCTCAGCAGCGGCTCAGCGATGCCATTGATCGGGCGACGAAGGCGCGCGAGCGCATCCAGAACGGAGGCTGACCGCATCCGGGGCCCCGGGGAGGCGCCAGCGGGCGCGGCCCCGGGGCCTGCTGGGCGGTCGCCCCAGTGGCGCCCCAGTGGCCGGCACTGCTCGCAGCAGTTCGCAGCGGCCTCGTGAGCGAGCGGGGTGAGCTAGGTGGGTGAGCAAGGGCACGCCGATCGGGTTTGATCGGCTGCTCTCGGGCCGGTAACGTTGGCCGGGCCGACGCGGGGTGGAGCAGTTCGGTAGCTCGCCGGGCTCATAACCCGGAGGTCGCAGGTTCGAATCCTGTCCCCGCTACGAGACCAGGGGCCTCGGCACCAGCAGGTGCCGAGGCCTTCTGCATGCCCGGCACATACGGCGCCGGCGCCATCGCCGGTTGGGGTGCGGTGATGGGTGCTGAGGTTGTTGAGGGCTGGGTGGTTGACCATCTGAAGCATCTGAAGACGGTGCTGGTGTGGATGATGAGTATTTGGCTCGGTGGGATTGACAGGCGTGGGAGATGTGGCGCTATGGCCGAAATTAAACAAAACCGTATTCCGGGGCTTTCTGGGCTGGATATGACGGCACCTTTCGTTGTAGAATTTCTTCATGCACGTGGTTGTGACAGACGAGGAGCAGCAGGTCCTTATCAGGTGGAAGAAGCGAGGTGACTCCCTCATTCTCATCCGGTTGAAAGCTGAGGCTATTCTCTACGCCTCGCACGGCGTTGACCTGGATTTCATTGCGGAGATGGTGGGGCGCACGGTGAGGACTGTTAAGGAGTGGTTGGCGTCTTGGCGTGTCAGCCGTCTGCATTCGGTGGTCACCGGTCATAAGGGAAATCAGAATGCGGCCAAGCTCACCCGCGAGCAGAAGGAGCAGCTCAAAGAGGTTCTGAGCCGGCCACCGTCACAGTCCGGCATCAAGGCGGACTTCTGGGATGTTCCCGCCCTGGCTGACGTGGTGAGGACCAGATTCGACGTGGAGTACGAGTCGGACTCCTCCTACCGGCTGCTCATGCACTTTGCGGGCATGAGCTTCAAGCTGCCCGACCCCTTTGACAAGCGCCGCGACGAGGAGGCCATCACCAAGCGGATGGCCCAGATCCAAGACGAGGTCGCAGACCTCCTGAGCGACGGGTGGGAGGTGTACGCGGCCGATGAGGTGCGCGTGGAGCACGAGGCTGAGACCCGCCGCATGTGGTTGCCCCAGGGTAAACGAACGAAGATCTACGTGGACCGCACCCGCAACGCCTGCTCCTTCTTCGGCGCACTGTCCCTGAGATCCAAGAAGGTCAAGGTCTACCCCATCGAGGGCAACCAGAACACCGAGAAGATCCTCTCCTGCCTGACTCGCCTGGTGCGCGAGACCGATAACGACAAGATCGCCGTGGTTCTCGACAATGCCGGGTTCCACCACGCCAAAGCGCTAAGAGAGCAGCTTCAGCCCGGAGGCCGGCTCGAGAGCCTCAAGCTCATCTACCTGCCGCCCTACGCACCCGACCACAATCCGGTCGAGCACGTCTGGAACACCGCCAAAGGCACAATCGCGAACATCCAGAGAGACACCCCCGAGGAGACCTACACCGCATTCATGGGCTACATCAACACCCGCACCTTCGACTACGACTTCGAACACCTCCCAAACATCACGCCAGCACACGATCTTGTTTAATTCTGGCCATAGCTTGGAAGGCCTGGTGTGAGCGGGTTGAGGCGTATCCGGTGTTACCGGAGTGGATGCGTCCACTGTGCGTTCCTTGGGAGAACGATT
This genomic interval carries:
- a CDS encoding IS630 family transposase translates to MHVVVTDEEQQVLIRWKKRGDSLILIRLKAEAILYASHGVDLDFIAEMVGRTVRTVKEWLASWRVSRLHSVVTGHKGNQNAAKLTREQKEQLKEVLSRPPSQSGIKADFWDVPALADVVRTRFDVEYESDSSYRLLMHFAGMSFKLPDPFDKRRDEEAITKRMAQIQDEVADLLSDGWEVYAADEVRVEHEAETRRMWLPQGKRTKIYVDRTRNACSFFGALSLRSKKVKVYPIEGNQNTEKILSCLTRLVRETDNDKIAVVLDNAGFHHAKALREQLQPGGRLESLKLIYLPPYAPDHNPVEHVWNTAKGTIANIQRDTPEETYTAFMGYINTRTFDYDFEHLPNITPAHDLV